From one Suicoccus acidiformans genomic stretch:
- a CDS encoding XRE family transcriptional regulator, giving the protein MLSENIKYHRKKSKLTQKELAEKLGVAPTAVSAWELGRNKPLMDNIEKMSSIFGVKKSDIISDGQEDMNFMYDELFGIYEQLEQPRQVKVYNYTEYQLEEQKSTNEINSPSIIYGRSTAAGSARYVDDGDAYEVKPDSIVPKGADELVTVVGDSMIPLIENGAKVYIRHQPTVKQGEVAIVRIENEGVTCKRVYLDGDTVVLKSENDLYDDMKFSHNQVTILGRVLL; this is encoded by the coding sequence TTGCTATCGGAAAACATCAAATATCATCGAAAGAAGTCTAAACTAACCCAAAAAGAGCTGGCGGAAAAATTAGGTGTAGCGCCAACTGCTGTATCCGCTTGGGAGTTAGGAAGAAACAAACCCTTAATGGATAATATAGAAAAAATGTCAAGTATATTTGGTGTCAAAAAATCAGATATTATTAGTGATGGCCAAGAAGATATGAACTTCATGTATGATGAATTGTTCGGAATATACGAACAATTGGAACAACCTCGTCAAGTTAAAGTTTACAATTATACGGAGTATCAATTGGAAGAACAAAAATCAACCAATGAAATAAATAGCCCTTCAATTATATATGGCCGGTCAACAGCAGCAGGTTCTGCTAGATATGTGGATGATGGAGATGCATACGAAGTTAAACCAGATTCAATCGTACCCAAAGGAGCGGATGAGTTGGTTACGGTGGTTGGTGATTCGATGATTCCGCTTATTGAAAACGGTGCGAAGGTATACATAAGGCATCAACCAACCGTGAAACAAGGTGAGGTTGCTATCGTGAGGATTGAAAATGAGGGTGTGACGTGTAAAAGGGTTTATTTAGACGGTGATACGGTTGTTTTGAAATCTGAAAATGATTTATATGATGATATGAAATTTAGCCATAATCAAGTAACAATTTTAGGGAGGGTGTTATTATGA
- a CDS encoding LrgB family protein, protein MRFIFGLILSVAAFAVGKYLYKRSGQFFLFNPLLVATVVGIGLLLVADIPYSAYQPGGDFISSFLQPATVAFAIPLYKQRHIIAKYWQKILVILVLGQALSMFALGSLANLLSIDSAITASLITQPATTSIAVPVTETLGGIAGITAAAVVLNAVIVAAIGKTFLKLLNVDDPVISGLALGMVGHTIGASIALERGEEEGAIASVAMVASSVLTVFVAPFIAQVLGLI, encoded by the coding sequence ATGAGATTTATCTTTGGTTTAATCTTATCAGTAGCCGCCTTTGCGGTTGGGAAATATCTCTACAAACGGAGTGGGCAATTCTTCCTCTTTAATCCTCTGTTAGTAGCCACAGTCGTCGGAATCGGGCTATTATTGGTGGCAGATATACCTTACAGCGCTTATCAGCCAGGTGGAGACTTTATTTCTAGCTTTCTGCAGCCAGCTACTGTCGCCTTTGCGATTCCACTTTATAAACAAAGACACATTATTGCTAAATATTGGCAGAAAATCCTTGTCATCCTAGTCTTAGGGCAAGCTCTATCCATGTTTGCCCTCGGGTCTTTGGCTAATCTGCTCAGCATTGATTCAGCCATTACCGCATCGCTTATTACACAGCCTGCGACAACATCCATTGCTGTGCCAGTTACAGAAACTTTAGGAGGGATTGCCGGAATTACTGCCGCAGCGGTCGTATTGAATGCAGTAATTGTAGCAGCTATCGGCAAGACCTTCTTGAAACTATTGAATGTCGATGATCCAGTGATCAGTGGCCTAGCCCTTGGTATGGTCGGGCACACGATTGGGGCATCGATTGCCCTTGAAAGAGGGGAAGAAGAAGGCGCTATAGCCTCTGTGGCGATGGTTGCGTCAAGTGTGCTGACCGTTTTCGTAGCACCTTTCATCGCTCAAGTGCTTGGCCTTATATAA
- a CDS encoding minor capsid protein yields MKARASTQNALGKVGLKTRRPIPDIKTLKNRLRSNWSGKNLSQKLWGHETWLYDEMADILEKGFTSQESLDSIKRKIAQLISSPTEEGWQSALFNAERLVRTESAAYNTMATLDEMKAHWVEEGILEATLDNRTSDHCRQIDGKVVQLKDAKIGIDLPPFHPWCRTIVVPKSIDDYFGDLDADEEDLVTLEEAFDAIERRLDEIMDDISPLGQKDKGKKIAITDQAIDKVNLVNIPGHTPEENRTIQLNHKQLLFDARENNNHDEVMYILDKGELLRVYGDHNTVDPNKSHNVRLRLLLSPKRSLTVLHNHPGGSSFSLNDLNMFMETPSVKTMTIVTNQGKVMYLTKMDKFNKEKAVDLASEVKIKNIENIDKKLNLLLKQSIMQV; encoded by the coding sequence TTGAAGGCGCGTGCAAGTACCCAAAATGCTTTAGGCAAGGTGGGGCTGAAGACTCGTCGTCCAATTCCTGATATTAAGACATTGAAGAATCGCTTACGATCAAATTGGTCAGGTAAGAATCTCTCCCAGAAGCTATGGGGCCATGAGACCTGGCTTTATGACGAGATGGCAGATATCCTGGAGAAAGGCTTCACGAGCCAAGAATCACTGGATAGCATTAAACGGAAGATTGCACAACTGATTTCCTCACCCACTGAAGAAGGCTGGCAATCCGCTCTTTTTAATGCTGAACGCTTAGTTCGTACCGAGAGTGCAGCCTATAATACGATGGCGACCCTTGATGAAATGAAGGCACACTGGGTTGAAGAGGGAATTTTGGAAGCGACGCTAGATAACCGAACATCTGATCATTGCAGGCAAATTGACGGGAAAGTTGTCCAACTTAAGGATGCGAAAATAGGAATTGATTTACCGCCCTTTCATCCTTGGTGTCGGACGATTGTGGTGCCAAAGAGTATTGATGATTACTTTGGGGACTTAGACGCTGACGAGGAGGACTTAGTCACACTGGAAGAAGCCTTTGATGCGATTGAACGTCGATTAGACGAGATAATGGATGATATCTCCCCGTTGGGTCAAAAAGACAAAGGAAAGAAAATAGCTATTACTGACCAGGCTATTGACAAGGTGAACTTGGTAAACATACCTGGACATACACCTGAAGAAAATAGAACCATCCAATTAAATCATAAACAACTGCTATTCGATGCACGAGAGAATAATAACCATGATGAAGTAATGTATATCCTAGATAAAGGAGAATTGTTGCGAGTATATGGGGATCATAACACCGTTGATCCCAATAAGTCTCATAACGTTAGGCTGAGGTTATTATTAAGTCCCAAGAGGAGTTTAACCGTTCTTCACAACCATCCAGGAGGCTCTAGTTTTTCGTTAAATGACTTGAATATGTTTATGGAAACGCCATCTGTAAAAACGATGACCATTGTAACGAATCAAGGGAAAGTAATGTATTTAACAAAAATGGATAAATTCAATAAGGAAAAAGCCGTAGACCTAGCGAGTGAAGTAAAAATTAAAAACATAGAAAACATAGATAAAAAATTGAATCTATTATTGAAACAATCTATAATGCAGGTGTAA
- a CDS encoding transposase encodes MRSSRKHSDSELEKYIRLYIEDGISYRTLREEYGLLLSKRTFSNYVTKYRSHGYSGIPTKTSNNHYSHDFKLAVVEEYLDYQEPIRQLALKYNIPSHSTVRNCLTKYTKGEETKDVVPKPEVYTMKGQKKTQEEKIEIVNLS; translated from the coding sequence ATGCGTTCAAGCAGGAAACATTCAGATAGTGAACTAGAGAAATATATTCGTTTGTATATAGAGGACGGTATATCCTATAGAACGTTGAGGGAAGAATATGGACTACTTTTATCCAAGCGAACGTTTTCTAATTACGTCACTAAATATAGAAGCCATGGCTATTCTGGCATCCCAACTAAGACCTCCAATAATCATTACAGTCATGACTTCAAGTTAGCTGTTGTTGAAGAGTATCTTGATTATCAAGAACCTATCAGACAACTTGCTCTAAAATACAATATACCTTCCCACAGCACTGTAAGAAACTGTCTAACCAAGTATACTAAAGGGGAAGAAACTAAGGACGTTGTTCCTAAACCCGAGGTGTATACAATGAAAGGCCAGAAGAAAACACAAGAAGAAAAAATTGAGATTGTCAATTTAAGTTAG
- a CDS encoding CidA/LrgA family protein — MMQKVSKILVQMAIFSGVLFVSAVISSFLPLPIPASVIGIILLFLALHTGIIKLAWVEDLGETFIANISFLFVPSSISLITSLDIIKGQELKILGLIFFWTLVAMVAVMLIGDGIQWGKAILAKHASASATLGHVSNRE; from the coding sequence ATGATGCAAAAAGTAAGCAAAATTCTAGTGCAAATGGCCATTTTTTCAGGCGTATTATTCGTGAGTGCCGTGATTAGTAGCTTTCTACCCTTGCCAATACCAGCCTCCGTTATCGGTATCATACTTTTATTCCTAGCTTTACACACCGGAATAATCAAATTGGCTTGGGTTGAGGATTTAGGAGAAACATTCATAGCCAATATTTCATTTCTCTTTGTACCTTCCAGTATTTCCTTGATTACATCCTTAGATATTATTAAAGGGCAAGAGCTTAAGATTCTTGGGTTGATATTCTTTTGGACTTTGGTGGCCATGGTCGCAGTGATGCTAATTGGTGACGGGATTCAATGGGGTAAAGCAATTCTTGCCAAACATGCTTCAGCAAGTGCTACCCTAGGCCATGTATCAAATCGCGAGTAA
- a CDS encoding LytR/AlgR family response regulator transcription factor, whose protein sequence is MNVLVVDDELYARQELAYLVQEHPQVSEVRMAESVTDALMVLLDFEVDVLFLDIQLKGETGFDLAEKLQAKDYLPYLIFATAYDDYALKAFQVDASDYVLKPFDQADIHRALDKAYRSQATPSTEGPSLTDTGLLAVPGDERVYMISPDDIVLLTVDGHQLRMETVQRTYEFSDSLAAWEQKLPEGTFMKTHRSFLINLQKVREVQPYFNQTYQVTMANGSKVPVSRTYTKLFKQRLNIE, encoded by the coding sequence ATGAATGTACTGGTCGTAGATGACGAATTATATGCACGGCAAGAACTAGCCTACCTTGTTCAAGAGCATCCTCAAGTTAGTGAAGTGAGAATGGCTGAGTCTGTAACAGATGCCTTAATGGTGCTCTTGGATTTTGAGGTGGATGTCTTGTTCTTAGATATTCAATTAAAGGGAGAGACAGGCTTTGATTTAGCTGAGAAGCTCCAAGCTAAAGATTATTTGCCTTATCTGATTTTTGCCACAGCTTATGATGATTATGCTCTGAAGGCCTTTCAAGTTGATGCCAGTGATTATGTGCTGAAGCCTTTTGACCAGGCGGACATTCACCGGGCACTTGATAAGGCGTATCGTTCGCAAGCGACTCCTTCAACTGAAGGTCCGAGTCTAACCGACACGGGTTTATTAGCGGTTCCCGGTGATGAGCGGGTGTATATGATAAGTCCAGATGATATTGTCCTATTAACCGTCGATGGTCATCAGCTACGTATGGAGACGGTCCAGCGAACATATGAATTCTCTGACTCTTTGGCGGCCTGGGAGCAGAAATTACCTGAAGGGACTTTTATGAAGACGCATCGCAGTTTCTTGATTAATTTGCAGAAGGTACGTGAAGTTCAACCTTATTTCAATCAAACTTACCAAGTAACCATGGCCAATGGTAGTAAAGTCCCTGTATCACGAACTTACACGAAGTTATTTAAACAGCGTCTCAATATTGAATAG
- a CDS encoding LytS/YhcK type 5TM receptor domain-containing protein gives MMERVGMIVFLAVVLVQIPYFRKLFVNQAERNNPVNISMLVLLFGIFAVVSNLTGIVIDVTGNQSSQILTTISPTASIANTRSMIIGVSGMVGGPIVGTLVGLIAGVHRVYQGGGGGLFYIISSPLIGWLAAYLSQRSYRLGKLVLPREGALIALILEGVQLAFIGLFSSQGWRLVQLIGLPMLTLNAVGTFIFLWVIDSTLNREEQARAIQTHDVLGLTRQTLPFLREGLTMEQASQVAELIQAYTKASAVSLTNRTQILAFVGEGSDHHKPTHDLITNLSKEALEKGEMQVARSRAEIGCSHPNCPLEAAIVMPLFVQEEVVGTLKFYFTQATDLSYVTEELAEGLASIFSMQMALGQAETQTKLLQESEIKALQAQINPHFFYNMINVIVAIMRFDPNRARSLLLDLSAYFRQNVQSSRETLIPLEDELNHLQTYLNLTEARFPDRYQVNLDIDPQLVTALVPALSIQVLVENAINHAFGQQETPHHVKVKVERIESTSGDMLSVEVQDNGEGIVEPLLNRLGKESVTSEHGTGTALHNLAKRIQLLYGDQASFKAQNLLAGGACFTLNFPLRRKQETVEGV, from the coding sequence ATGATGGAAAGGGTCGGCATGATTGTCTTTCTGGCGGTCGTACTTGTGCAAATACCTTACTTTCGGAAATTATTTGTTAATCAGGCTGAGCGCAATAATCCTGTTAATATCAGTATGTTAGTGCTATTATTTGGAATATTTGCGGTTGTATCTAACTTAACGGGAATTGTCATTGATGTAACTGGTAATCAATCGAGTCAAATTCTAACAACGATTTCTCCGACAGCTTCTATTGCCAACACGCGTTCGATGATTATTGGGGTATCAGGTATGGTCGGGGGGCCAATTGTCGGCACGCTTGTAGGCTTGATTGCTGGCGTTCACCGGGTCTATCAAGGGGGTGGGGGCGGTTTATTTTATATCATCTCTTCTCCTTTGATAGGGTGGTTAGCAGCCTATTTAAGTCAGCGGAGTTACCGATTGGGTAAATTGGTATTGCCACGTGAAGGAGCATTGATTGCTTTGATTTTGGAAGGAGTCCAGTTGGCTTTTATTGGTCTGTTCTCTTCTCAAGGTTGGCGTTTGGTGCAACTGATTGGTTTGCCGATGTTGACATTGAATGCAGTGGGAACTTTTATCTTTCTTTGGGTTATTGACTCAACTTTAAATCGAGAGGAGCAAGCCCGGGCTATTCAAACACATGATGTGCTTGGGTTAACTAGGCAGACCTTACCTTTCTTAAGAGAAGGCTTAACCATGGAGCAAGCCAGTCAGGTGGCAGAATTAATTCAAGCATATACGAAAGCAAGCGCTGTAAGTTTGACGAACCGTACGCAAATTCTGGCCTTTGTCGGTGAAGGTAGTGATCATCATAAACCGACCCACGATTTAATTACGAACTTATCAAAGGAAGCGTTGGAAAAGGGTGAGATGCAAGTAGCCCGTTCGCGGGCTGAGATTGGTTGCTCACATCCGAATTGTCCATTAGAAGCCGCAATTGTAATGCCACTTTTTGTTCAGGAGGAAGTGGTGGGTACTTTGAAGTTTTATTTCACCCAAGCGACGGATTTATCTTATGTAACCGAGGAGTTAGCAGAAGGTTTAGCTAGCATCTTCTCCATGCAAATGGCTTTAGGTCAAGCGGAAACCCAGACGAAATTATTGCAGGAGTCTGAAATAAAAGCTTTACAAGCCCAGATTAATCCGCATTTCTTCTATAATATGATTAACGTGATTGTAGCAATCATGCGCTTTGACCCTAATCGGGCACGCAGTCTCCTTCTGGATTTGAGTGCGTATTTCCGACAGAATGTTCAATCGAGTCGTGAAACGTTAATTCCTCTGGAGGATGAGTTGAATCATTTGCAGACTTATCTTAATTTAACCGAAGCGCGTTTTCCTGATCGTTATCAAGTCAATCTAGACATCGATCCACAGTTGGTCACAGCTTTGGTACCGGCTTTATCGATTCAAGTACTTGTTGAGAATGCGATTAATCATGCATTTGGCCAGCAAGAAACGCCTCATCATGTTAAAGTTAAGGTTGAGCGGATTGAGTCCACGTCTGGCGATATGTTATCGGTAGAAGTTCAAGATAATGGTGAAGGGATTGTTGAACCGTTATTGAATCGTTTAGGCAAGGAGAGCGTCACATCGGAACATGGTACGGGCACCGCTTTGCATAATTTAGCGAAACGAATTCAGTTACTTTACGGGGATCAAGCTTCCTTTAAGGCTCAGAATTTGCTGGCAGGCGGGGCTTGCTTTACCTTGAATTTTCCTCTTCGCCGCAAGCAAGAAACCGTAGAAGGAGTGTAA
- a CDS encoding helix-turn-helix domain-containing protein — MRMTLESARINKGMKQSEMAEALSVSRATYNALNC, encoded by the coding sequence ATGCGGATGACACTTGAATCGGCTCGTATCAATAAAGGTATGAAGCAATCTGAGATGGCCGAAGCCTTAAGCGTTAGCAGAGCTACATATAACGCTTTGAATTGTTAA
- a CDS encoding VOC family protein, with the protein MMRIEDIGLWVEDLDKMRAFYETYFGARANDLYHNPQKVFKSYFLTFVDDAYLELMTWGDIAERHENAFGCAHLAYVVGDEADVDVLMGRLREAGYAVVGEPRRIGDGCYESVVLDTEGNQIEITAA; encoded by the coding sequence ATGATGCGAATTGAAGACATTGGGCTTTGGGTTGAAGATTTAGATAAGATGCGTGCATTCTATGAAACTTATTTTGGTGCAAGGGCGAATGATTTATATCATAATCCTCAGAAAGTCTTTAAGTCTTACTTTTTAACCTTTGTTGATGATGCGTATTTGGAACTGATGACCTGGGGTGATATTGCTGAGCGGCATGAAAATGCTTTTGGTTGTGCACACTTAGCTTATGTAGTTGGGGATGAGGCCGATGTGGATGTTCTAATGGGGCGACTGCGTGAAGCAGGCTATGCGGTAGTGGGTGAACCGCGACGTATAGGGGACGGTTGCTATGAGTCAGTTGTGTTAGATACTGAAGGCAATCAGATTGAAATTACAGCGGCATAA
- a CDS encoding DUF5067 domain-containing protein, translated as MKKILAGTMLTAGLVLTPIVTYTNEIFAVEIEDGKKIELDEVMEIGDYKITFTDFELGNDYEGNPVLIITYDWENVSDKEMIPFMSYSLTGYQDGVETSTVGYVEGLNLETGQKNVKPGGKVTDAQTTIGIEDLNKPLLLEIKEFFSFESGYDYAIELDLNDL; from the coding sequence ATGAAAAAGATTTTAGCTGGAACGATGTTAACAGCAGGACTAGTCCTTACGCCAATTGTAACTTACACTAATGAAATATTTGCGGTAGAAATTGAAGATGGTAAGAAAATCGAATTAGATGAAGTGATGGAAATTGGAGATTACAAAATAACATTTACTGACTTTGAACTTGGTAATGACTATGAAGGTAATCCAGTATTGATTATTACATACGATTGGGAAAATGTTTCAGACAAAGAAATGATACCTTTCATGTCTTATAGTTTAACTGGGTATCAAGATGGAGTGGAAACATCAACCGTTGGTTACGTTGAAGGACTGAATCTTGAAACAGGACAAAAGAACGTCAAACCAGGCGGAAAAGTGACGGATGCACAAACTACTATTGGCATAGAAGATCTAAACAAGCCATTGTTGCTTGAAATCAAAGAGTTTTTCTCGTTTGAGAGTGGCTATGATTACGCCATCGAATTAGACTTAAACGATTTATAA